The Saccharothrix variisporea genome has a segment encoding these proteins:
- a CDS encoding acyltransferase family protein, whose translation MTAQVGQRSRLAAVDNLKVLLVAWVIGGHALLGYSAVGGWPYDEVNEVTFAPRVEAVLAAVLGPSGLFLMGTFYLLSGLFTPGSLARKGRGRFVRERLVRLGIPWVVSALLVWPLSLWVAYRAAGRDVSPWWVFTHRDPLLDSGSLWFVLILLLFSLACAVVWRPAWVSPVLTTRYLVLVTAGVAVTTFVVRLWAPARSGQVGDLHIWWWPQLLAMFWVGVVGARTGLAGSIPERMWRLCRVVAFVAIASVPVTAIAAGVSNLSGQSGPFLGGWRWQALLLAVVESVLVVGGSIWLLGLAQRRLTAGGPFAGALARSAFAAFVLQGPVLVLLAVAARPVPLPAEVKAFAVALAGVAVSFGVGRLVTAHTRLGRFF comes from the coding sequence ATGACCGCGCAGGTGGGACAGCGGTCGCGACTGGCCGCGGTGGACAACCTGAAGGTGCTGCTCGTCGCCTGGGTGATCGGCGGGCACGCGCTGCTCGGGTACTCCGCCGTGGGCGGGTGGCCCTACGACGAGGTCAACGAGGTCACCTTCGCGCCCCGCGTGGAAGCCGTGCTGGCGGCGGTCCTCGGACCGTCGGGACTGTTCCTCATGGGCACCTTCTACCTGCTGTCCGGGTTGTTCACCCCGGGCTCGCTGGCGCGCAAGGGCCGGGGCAGGTTCGTCCGGGAACGCCTGGTGCGCCTGGGGATCCCGTGGGTGGTGTCGGCGCTGCTGGTGTGGCCGCTGTCGCTGTGGGTGGCCTACCGCGCGGCCGGGCGCGACGTGTCGCCGTGGTGGGTCTTCACCCACCGCGACCCGCTGCTGGACTCGGGATCGCTGTGGTTCGTGCTGATCCTGCTGCTGTTCTCGCTGGCCTGCGCGGTGGTCTGGCGGCCCGCGTGGGTGTCGCCGGTGCTCACCACGCGGTACCTGGTGCTGGTGACGGCCGGTGTCGCGGTGACCACGTTCGTCGTGCGGCTGTGGGCGCCGGCGCGCAGCGGCCAGGTGGGGGACCTGCACATCTGGTGGTGGCCGCAGCTGCTGGCCATGTTCTGGGTGGGTGTCGTCGGCGCGCGGACCGGTCTCGCGGGGAGCATCCCGGAGCGGATGTGGCGGCTGTGCCGGGTCGTGGCGTTCGTCGCGATCGCGTCCGTGCCGGTGACGGCGATCGCGGCCGGGGTGTCGAACCTGTCCGGGCAGTCCGGTCCGTTCCTGGGCGGGTGGCGGTGGCAGGCGCTGCTGCTCGCGGTCGTCGAGTCGGTGCTGGTGGTCGGCGGGTCGATCTGGCTGCTGGGCTTGGCGCAACGCCGGCTCACCGCCGGCGGGCCGTTCGCGGGCGCGCTGGCCCGGTCGGCGTTCGCGGCGTTCGTCCTCCAGGGACCCGTGCTGGTGCTGCTCGCCGTGGCCGCCCGCCCGGTGCCGCTGCCCGCCGAGGTGAAGGCGTTCGCGGTCGCCCTCGCGGGTGTCGCGGTGTCCTTCGGCGTGGGCCGACTGGTGACCGCGCACACCCGATTGGGTCGTTTCTTCTGA
- a CDS encoding response regulator produces MTPRVVVADDQLLVRTGFTMILSADGIDVVAEASDGAQAVEAVRRTKPDVVLMDIRMPELDGLEATRRILTGRPDEPRVIMLTTFDLDHYVYAALAAGASGFLLKDVTPEHLVSAVRLVRTGDALLAPTITRRLVERFAHRDGGTTTTAHQDLAALTPRELEVLRLLASGLSNAELAGRLHLSEATVKTHIARILAKLGLRDRVQAVIAAYETGLVTPGGS; encoded by the coding sequence GTGACACCGCGGGTCGTGGTCGCCGACGACCAGCTCTTGGTCCGCACCGGGTTCACCATGATCCTGTCCGCGGACGGCATCGACGTGGTGGCCGAGGCGAGCGACGGCGCGCAGGCGGTCGAGGCGGTCCGGCGCACCAAGCCGGACGTCGTGCTGATGGACATCCGGATGCCCGAGCTGGACGGCCTGGAGGCCACCCGCCGCATCCTCACCGGCCGGCCCGACGAGCCGCGCGTGATCATGCTGACGACGTTCGACCTGGACCACTACGTGTACGCGGCGCTGGCCGCCGGGGCGAGCGGGTTCCTGCTCAAGGACGTCACGCCCGAGCACCTGGTGTCCGCCGTGCGGCTGGTGCGCACCGGGGACGCGTTGCTGGCCCCGACCATCACCCGGCGGCTGGTCGAGCGCTTCGCCCACCGCGACGGCGGCACGACGACCACTGCGCACCAGGACCTGGCCGCGTTGACCCCGCGCGAGCTGGAGGTGTTGCGGCTGCTGGCGAGCGGGCTGAGCAACGCGGAGTTGGCGGGCCGGCTGCACCTGTCGGAGGCGACCGTGAAGACCCACATCGCCCGCATCCTGGCCAAACTCGGGCTGCGGGACCGCGTGCAGGCGGTGATCGCGGCCTACGAGACCGGCTTGGTCACGCCCGGCGGGTCGTGA
- a CDS encoding sensor histidine kinase: protein MIDRLRARAARVTRLRGPVADLLRPLPDHVHQRVRAWAEPEDPHRRGPVSDRLRAAVAAVLRPTGPLPRPGRRSLVFDALIALVLCVGALDFALNITDFDAPVGLFPPDPMAPPPPFSPVTEPHSAFEGSEFGAVVVALVASLALVLRRRYPLAVLWVVVLVGLTVPDAPRLTFYACVIAAYTAAAYSPYRVATLTSLPLAVLALWLPEHPVLPTVPNEYVPLLVVVPLVLAANGLRTWKLRADERRTRLSVMEREQRDALRRAVEQERARIARELHDVVTHNVSVMVIQTGAARKVMASAPDQARDALLAVEAAGRSAMAELRHVMGLLTPDGPHADDLAPQPGIDRLDDLVGRMRGAGLPVGLTVAGPPRPVPSGVGLAAYRVVQEALTNTVKHASGASATVTVEYAPDHLCVEVADTGGVATGAAGSGRGLIGLRERLSVYGGTLHTGPRPTGGYRVKALIPLEGT, encoded by the coding sequence ATGATCGACCGACTGCGCGCGCGGGCGGCCCGGGTCACGCGCCTGCGCGGTCCGGTCGCCGACCTGCTGCGCCCGCTGCCGGACCACGTCCACCAGCGGGTGCGGGCCTGGGCGGAGCCGGAGGACCCGCACCGTCGCGGCCCGGTGTCCGATCGGCTGCGCGCGGCCGTGGCCGCCGTGCTGCGCCCGACCGGACCGCTGCCCCGACCCGGCCGGCGCAGCCTGGTCTTCGACGCGCTGATCGCCCTGGTCCTGTGCGTGGGCGCGCTGGACTTCGCCCTGAACATCACCGACTTCGACGCCCCGGTCGGCCTGTTCCCGCCCGACCCGATGGCCCCGCCGCCCCCGTTCTCCCCGGTCACGGAACCCCACTCGGCGTTCGAGGGGTCGGAGTTCGGCGCGGTGGTGGTGGCGCTGGTGGCGTCGCTGGCGTTGGTGCTGCGCCGCCGCTACCCGCTCGCCGTGCTGTGGGTGGTGGTCCTCGTGGGGCTGACGGTCCCCGACGCGCCCCGGCTCACGTTCTACGCGTGCGTCATCGCCGCCTACACCGCCGCCGCCTACAGCCCGTACCGGGTGGCGACGCTGACGTCGCTGCCGCTGGCGGTGCTGGCGCTGTGGCTGCCCGAGCACCCGGTGCTGCCGACCGTGCCCAACGAGTACGTGCCGCTGCTGGTGGTCGTGCCGCTGGTGCTGGCGGCCAACGGTCTGCGCACGTGGAAGCTGCGCGCCGACGAGCGGAGAACCCGGCTGTCGGTCATGGAACGCGAGCAGCGGGACGCGCTGCGCCGGGCCGTGGAGCAGGAACGCGCCCGCATCGCCCGCGAGCTGCACGACGTGGTCACCCACAACGTGAGCGTGATGGTCATCCAGACCGGCGCGGCCCGCAAGGTCATGGCCTCCGCGCCCGACCAGGCCCGGGACGCCCTGCTCGCGGTCGAGGCGGCGGGCCGCTCGGCGATGGCGGAGCTGCGGCACGTGATGGGCCTGCTCACCCCGGACGGCCCGCACGCCGACGACCTCGCCCCGCAGCCCGGTATCGACCGGCTGGACGACCTGGTGGGCCGGATGCGCGGCGCGGGCCTGCCGGTCGGCCTGACCGTCGCCGGCCCGCCGCGCCCGGTGCCCTCCGGTGTCGGGCTCGCCGCGTACCGGGTGGTGCAGGAAGCGCTGACCAACACCGTGAAGCACGCCTCCGGCGCGTCGGCGACCGTCACCGTCGAGTACGCCCCCGACCACCTGTGTGTCGAGGTCGCCGACACCGGCGGGGTGGCGACCGGCGCGGCGGGCAGCGGGCGCGGCTTGATCGGGCTGCGCGAACGGCTGTCGGTCTACGGCGGCACCCTGCACACCGGTCCCCGCCCCACCGGTGGCTACCGGGTCAAGGCCCTGATCCCGTTGGAGGGCACGTGA